In the Perca flavescens isolate YP-PL-M2 chromosome 20, PFLA_1.0, whole genome shotgun sequence genome, one interval contains:
- the zbtb42 gene encoding zinc finger and BTB domain-containing protein 18.2, whose protein sequence is MEFPDHSRQLLQCLSQQRHQGFLCDCTVLVGEARFKAHRAVLASCSMYFHLFYRDQLDKRDVVHLNSDIVTAPAFSLLLEFMYEGKLEFSSLPVEDVLAAASYLHMYDIVKVCKGKLKDKELSSLDEKISEGLGLGCLDRENSSEGELHSKQLIRRQAQTQSQGLHRAPPADEFDMDNSEVRLAVTDCDRSAWSRQKANGHSGRSPDLVGVNYLSAEAEPCVQTAGKTKADVSSSTVSLSQRSRASDDMDCALDLSFKPLSSRDPLHPSYISGQLALDSQQQGTEPLVKDEHDLLSEQEDSEPMSPESQRFGNSARSSVVTGFAALFPGNNGSTAALLSQEEDLMDEEGEACRGREGAPGREVEERRGRLLGDSEEEEEDDLASSDISTSSGVLLPPGQQVCVCPLCSKVFPSPHVLQLHLSSHFREKDGARSKLSPDGSVPTCMQCNKTFSCMYTLKRHERTHSGEKPYTCGQCGKSFQYSHNLSRHAVVHTREKPHACKWCERRFTQSGDLYRHIRKFHCGLVKTLAIG, encoded by the coding sequence ATGGAGTTCCCAGACCATAGCCGCCAGTTGCTGCAGTGTCTGAGTCAGCAGCGTCACCAAGGTTTCCTCTGTGACTGCACTGTTCTTGTCGGGGAGGCTCGATTCAAAGCGCACAGAGCCGTGCTGGCCTCCTGCAGCATGTACTTCCATCTCTTCTACAGGGACCAGCTGGACAAAAGGGACGTTGTGCATCTCAACAGTGACATTGTGACAGCCCCGGCTTTCAGTCTGCTCCTTGAATTTATGTATGAGGGGAAGTTGGAATTCAGCTCTCTCCCGGTGGAGGATGTCCTGGCAGCAGCCAGTTACCTCCACATGTATGATATAGTGAAAGTGTGTAAAGGCAAGCTTAAAGATAAGGAACTCTCCTCTCTGGATGAAAAGATAAGTGAGGGTTTGGGACTCGGCTGTCTGGACAGGGAAAATTCCTCCGAAGGCGAGCTGCACAGTAAGCAGCTCATCCGGCGACAGGCCCAGACACAGTCTCAGGGGCTTCACAGAGCCCCCCCGGCAGACGAGTTTGACATGGACAACAGCGAAGTCAGGCTGGCTGTCACAGATTGTGATAGGTCTGCATGGAGCAGGCAGAAGGCAAACGGTCACTCTGGCAGGTCCCCGGACCTTGTAGGTGTCAATTATTTGTCAGCAGAGGCCGAGCCCTGCGTCCAAACAGCTGGAAAAACAAAAGCTGATGTCAGTAGTTCCACCGTATCGCTGTCCCAGAGGTCCCGGGCTTCAGATGACATGGACTGTGCACTGGATTTGTCTTTCAAGCCTCTGTCTAGCAGAGATCCCTTACACCCCTCCTACATCTCGGGACAGCTGGCCCTCGACAGCCAGCAGCAGGGCACTGAGCCACTTGTTAAAGACGAACACGACTTGCTGTCAGAGCAGGAGGACAGTGAGCCGATGAGCCCTGAGAGCCAGCGCTTTGGGAATAGTGCCAGGAGCTCAGTGGTGACAGGGTTCGCTGCCCTCTTCCCAGGCAACAACGGCTCCACAGCCGCCCTGCTCTCCCAGGAGGAGGACCTGATGGACGAGGAGGGGGAGGCctgcagagggagggagggcgcCCCAGGCAGGGAggtagaggagaggaggggtaGGCTGCTGGGGGacagcgaggaggaggaggaggacgacttGGCCTCTTCAGACATCTCCACCTCCAGCGGGGTGCTCCTGCCCCCGGGGCAACAGGTGTGCGTGTGCCCCCTCTGCAGTAAAGTCTTCCCCAGCCCCCATGTGCTGCAACTGCACCTCAGCTCCCACTTCCGTGAGAAGGACGGCGCTCGCTCCAAGTTGTCCCCCGACGGCTCGGTCCCCACCTGCATGCAGTGCAACAAGACCTTCTCTTGCATGTACACCCTCAAGCGTCACGAGCGCACACACTCCGGCGAGAAGCCGTACACCTGTGGCCAGTGTGGCAAGAGCTTCCAGTACTCCCATAACTTGAGTCGGCACGCTGTAGTCCACACACGCGAGAAGCCTCACGCTTGTAAGTGGTGCGAACGGCGCTTCACCCAGTCTGGGGACCTCTACCGCCACATCAGGAAGTTTCACTGTGGCCTTGTCAAGACTCTCGCCATTGGATAA